One Chlamydiota bacterium genomic window, AAAACCTCACCATGATCGGCTGCACAGGCACTAGCGGAAAAACGACAACAAGCCACTTAATTGAACATATTTTTTCTTCTCTCAACACACCGATTAGCCTTATCGGCACAATCGAAACCCAGTCCAACCTTACAACACCAAATAGCATTCAACTCAATCAGCTCTTATCACAAATGCAAAACAAAAAAGCTTATGTGATGGAAGTCTCTTCCCATGCACTTGATCAAAAACGCACACATGGAATTGATTTTGATGTGGCAATCTTTACCAACTTTTCTCATGAACATCTAGACTATCACCACACACTAAATGACTACTTCCATGCCAAATCCAAACTCTTTGAAAACCTCAAACCTGAAGCTACAGCCATCCTTAATGCAGATGATGCAAAAGTCATGACACTCAATCCACCTTGCAAAACTCTTACCTTTGGAATTGACCATCCAGCCGACTTCCAAGCAACCAACATCCATGTTTCTTTAGAAGGCACCCAATTTGATCTCCTATTTCAAGATCAAACCTTTCATGTAAAAACGCACCTCATTGGAAAAATCAATGTGTACAATATTCTAGCAGCCCTTTCCTCTGGATTTGCTTATGACTTTTCCCTGGAAGATCAGATCCAAGCGCTTCAAATGTTTAAAACAGTCAAAGGTAGACTCGAAAGAATCGACAATGTCTTTATTGATTACGCCCATAAACCCGATGCTCTAAAAAAGACATTAGAAACACTACGTCCTTTGTGCCAAGGCAAACTCATTTGTGTCTTTGGCTGTGGGGGAAATAGAGACAGAGCCAAAAGACCTCAAATGGGCCATATTGCAACCACACTTGCAGACCATGTAATTATCACATCAGATAACCCACGCAATGAAGATCCTCTAGCTATTTGTCAAGAAATAGCCAAAGGCTGTTCAAAAAATAACTTTACAATTGAATCGAATCGAAAAAAAGCCATCCAACAAGCGCTTTACTCAAGCCAGCCAGACGACCTTATTCTCATTGCAGGTAAGGGACATGAATCCACACAAACCACTCATAATCAAGAACATGAACTCGATGATGCTAAGCTAGTGTACGCATTAAAATAAATCTTGAAAACTATTAGATTATGTTTTACAATTATCTCTGATAAATAAAAAAAATGGAGATAATTAGTGTCTATGATTTT contains:
- the murE gene encoding UDP-N-acetylmuramoyl-L-alanyl-D-glutamate--2,6-diaminopimelate ligase; the protein is MSKKQKSLQNFINSGMPANIKHLSLDSRTVQKSTLFFVRKNTKQEHIHQAIQKGAIQLCTSQKLDLDIPQLIVDDVDVAMAEIANAFYNNPSQNLTMIGCTGTSGKTTTSHLIEHIFSSLNTPISLIGTIETQSNLTTPNSIQLNQLLSQMQNKKAYVMEVSSHALDQKRTHGIDFDVAIFTNFSHEHLDYHHTLNDYFHAKSKLFENLKPEATAILNADDAKVMTLNPPCKTLTFGIDHPADFQATNIHVSLEGTQFDLLFQDQTFHVKTHLIGKINVYNILAALSSGFAYDFSLEDQIQALQMFKTVKGRLERIDNVFIDYAHKPDALKKTLETLRPLCQGKLICVFGCGGNRDRAKRPQMGHIATTLADHVIITSDNPRNEDPLAICQEIAKGCSKNNFTIESNRKKAIQQALYSSQPDDLILIAGKGHESTQTTHNQEHELDDAKLVYALK